Proteins from a genomic interval of Syngnathus typhle isolate RoL2023-S1 ecotype Sweden linkage group LG15, RoL_Styp_1.0, whole genome shotgun sequence:
- the stip1 gene encoding stress-induced-phosphoprotein 1 — protein MEKVSALKDQGNKALSAGNIDEAIRCYTEAVTLDPKNHVLFSNRSAAYAKKGNYQKALEDACETIKIKPDWGKGYSRKAAAQEFLGRLEHAKATYQEGLRHEPNNQQLKEGLQNIEGRLGDKSMINPFGMPDVYQKLENDPRTRELMADPSYKELLEELRNNPSTLGTKIQDKRVMTTLSVLLGLNLSGKDEKVDPTPTPPSPSATKPKETQPPPSTNQDLPESKRNALKEKELGNAAYKNKDFDMALKHYEEAVKHDPTNMTYISNQAAVYFEKGEFEKCRELCEKAIDVGRENREDYRQIAKALARIGNSYFKQEKYKEAVQYFNKSLTEHRTPDVLKKCQQAEKLVKELEKQAYINLDLALEEKNKGNEAFQKGDYPLAMKHYTEAIKRNPMDAKLFSNRAACYTKLLEFQLALKDCEDCIKLEPTFIKGYTRKAAAMEAMKDFSKAMDVYQKALELDSSSKEATEGLQRCMVSQTMRNDSPEEVKQRAMADPEVQQIMSDPAMRMILEQMQKDPQALTDHLKNPVIAKKIQKLLDIGLIAIH, from the exons ATGGAGAAA GTGTCTGCATTGAAAGACCAAGGCAACAAAGCACTGAGTGCAGGGAATATTGACGAGGCGATCCGGTGTTACACTGAAGCCGTGACTCTCGACCCCAAAAACCATGTCCTGTTCAGCAACCGATCGGCTGCCTACGCCAAAAAAGGCAATTATCAAAAGGCTCTCGAGGATGCTTGTGAGACCATCAAGATAAAGCCAGACTGGGGCAAG ggTTACTCCCGTAAAGCTGCGGCGCAGGAATTTCTCGGACGGCTGGAGCATGCTAAAGCGACGTACCAAGAGGGCCTCCGGCATGAGCCCAACAATCAGCAGCTGAAGGAGGGCTTACAGAACATTGAGGGTCGCCTCGGAG aCAAATCAATGATAAATCCTTTCGGCATGCCTGACGTGTATCAAAAGCTGGAGAACGATCCTCGAACCCGCGAGCTCATGGCAGATCCGAGCTACAAAGAACTCCTGGAGGAACTCAGGAACAACCCGTCTACGCTTGGCAC GAAGATACAAGATAAAAGAGTGATGACCACACTCTCTGTGCTACTGGGACTGAACTTGTCCGGAAAGGATGAAAAAGTCGATCCGACTCCGACTCCTCCGTCTCCTTCGGCTACAAAACCTAAAGAGACGCAGCCACCGCCTTCCACAAACCAAGACCTACCTGAGAGCAAGAGAAAT GCCTTGAAAGAAAAGGAACTTGGGAATGCCGCCTATAAGAACAAGGACTTTGATATGGCGCTGAAGCATTATGAAGAAGCAGTCAAGCATGATCCTACCAACATGACTTATATTTCCAATCAAGCCG CTGTTTACTTTGAAAAGGGGGAGTTTGAAAAGTGCCGGGAACTCTGTGAGAAGGCCATCGATGTTGGCAGAGAGAACCGCGAAGACTACAGACAAATTGCCAA ggcacTGGCAAGGATTGGCAACTCGTACTTCAAGCAGGAAAAGTACAAAGAAGCCGTTCAGTATTTCAACAAGAGTTTAACAGAGCATCGCACCCCTGATGTCTTGAAAAAGTGTCAACAG GCAGAGAAGCTCGTGAAAGAGTTGGAGAAGCAAGCCTACATAAATCTTGATTTAGCTCTGGAGGAGAAGAACAAGGGAAATGAAGCCTTCCAAAAGG GCGACTATCCTCTAGCCATGAAACATTACACCGAGGCCATCAAAAGAAACCCAATGGATGCAAAGCTCTTCAGTAACCGAGCTGCCTGCTACACGAAGCTGTTGGAGTTTCAACTTGCCCTAAAG GATTGTGAGGACTGCATCAAACTTGAGCCCACATTCA TTAAAGGATATACACGTAAAGCAGCTGCTATGGAGGCAATGAAAGATTTTTCCAAAGCCATGGATGTGTACCAGAAGGCTTTGGAGCTTGATTCTTCTTCAAAG GAAGCCACAGAAGGCTTACAGCGCTGCATGGTCAGCCAGACGATGAGGAACGACAGTCCTGAGGAAGTCAAGCAAAGAGCCATGGCCGATCCCGAGGTGCAGCAAATTATGTCTGACCCCGCCATGCGCATGATCCTCGAGCAAATGCAGAAGGACCCTCAGGCGCTCACCGA CCACTTAAAGAATCCCGTCATTGCAAAGAAAATTCAGAAACTCCTGGATATCGGACTCATAGCCATTCATTGA
- the LOC133167767 gene encoding spermatogenesis-associated protein 22, producing MKRNDNLTGRPTAGCPPMPLFNQKQRNPTPLTLTPSGNDLYSHDEFMPNDGSHQKKRNLIPLMTTPSANDCFSYTEFMTSTRSPAPYGASGAYGSYQALESSNDAQPSHQWTKQDMARSTQAPQHSTYRPAPTTRYYAPLPHPFKTEKTQSKMGTPSRFEGPQVYRSDLTSKQNQYQTSTNSVPSKQRAHSGFSQMGQQPPERPAGPTQFRSQPQRVGPLSGPAAQTQNKWNFKNTFGAQKPTFVGKMSGNKPQTPRETQTQRSVPQKAAFDNSLRILNASIEGMKYWSQFKIKVPLFFEIIATLDSAVTIGHHGAKNFLLRNGNEVVQCVFYENEQNLPRLFRGQVHRCVGNYDGNRDVLVCMSIREAKPSEVRNALITIKVCDNYMRKLVKLFHEV from the exons ATGAAAAGGAATGACAATCTGACAGGCAGACCAACAGCAG GCTGCCCGCCCATGCCACTGTTCAATCAGAAGCAAAGAAATCCAACTCCTTTGACACTGACACCATCTGGGAATGACCTCTATTCTCACGACGAGTTCATGCCAAATGACGGGTCACATCAGAAGAAAAGAAATCTAATTCCTTTGATGACAACTCCTTCTGCGAATGACTGCTTTTCTTACACCGAGTTCATGACAAGTACCAGATCACCTGCCCCCTATGGTGCATCAG GTGCGTATGGTTCTTACCAGGCCTTGGAATCCTCTAATGATGCTCAACCAAGTCACCAGTGGACCAAACAGGACATGGCCCGATCTACTCAGGCTCCACAACATAGTACCTATAGACCTGCGCCAACAACGAGATATTACGCGCCTTTACCGCATCCATTCAAAACTGAAAAAACCCA ATCCAAGATGGGAACGCCCAGCAGGTTTGAGGGACCACAGGTTTACAGATCAGATTTAACTTCCAAACAGAACCAATATCAAACATCTACTAACAGTGTCCCAAGCAAGCAGAGAGCTCATAGCGGGTTCTCTCAGATGGGCCAGCAACCACCCGAAAGGCCGGCCGGTCCCACACAATTCAGATCTCAGCCTCAACGTGTCGGACCCCTCAGCGGGCCAGCTGCTCAGACACAAAACAAATGGAATTTTAAAAACACCTTTGGAGCGCAGAAGCCCActtttgtagggaaaatgagTGGAAATAAACCCCAGACTCCACGAGAAACTCAAACG cagagaAGTGTTCCCCAAAAAGCAGCGTTTGACAACTCACTCAGAATTTTGAATGCATCCATTGAGGGCATGAAATACTGGAGTCAGTTTAAAATCAAAGTCCCACTTTTTTTCGAGATAATCG CTACTCTTGACTCCGCCGTCACAATTGGTCACCACGGAGCCAAGAACTTCCTGTTGAGAAATGGTAACGAGGTTGTCCAGTGTGTCTTCTATGAAAAT GAGCAAAATCTGCCTCGTCTTTTCCGTGGTCAAGTTCACCGCTGTGTCGGTAACTACGACGGCAACAGAGATGTCCTGGTGTGCATGTCAATTCGAGAAGCCAAGCCCTCGGAAGTCAGAAACGCTTTGATTACTATCAAAGTCTGCGATAATTACATGCGCAAACTCGTCAAACTATTCCATGAAGTCTGA
- the rps6ka4 gene encoding ribosomal protein S6 kinase alpha-4: protein MSGNTSDSSDDSDPQTNENACTVKLQITNANLTGHTEKVGMENFELLKVLGTGAYGKVFLVRKNSGHDAGQLYAMKVLKKAAIVQKAKTTEHTRTERQVLEHIRQSPFLVTLHYAFQTHSKLHLILDYVSGGEMFTHLYQQDHFSEEAVRIYIGEIILALEHLHKLGIVYRDIKLENILLDSEGHVVLTDFGLSKEFLQEEKERTYSFCGTIEYMAPEIIRGKTGHGKSVDWWSLGILMFELLTGASPFTLEGERNSQSEVSKRILRCDPPFPSMIGPTAQDLIRKLLVKVPHKRLGFGPRGAADIKTHAFFKGLNWDDLAQKKISSPFKPELKSELDVGNFAEEFTGMEPVYSPASTPPSTDRLFQGYSFIAPSILFNKNAVMGDFLESQVPADRPASASVQRSAMLAESQFFLHYELCLQGPPLGEGSFSVCRKCTHKQSGLEYAVKIVSRRMEVNTQREIAALRQCEAHPNIVKLHDVFTDQYHTYLVMELLRGGELLERIKKKKLFGEAEASQLLLSLVSAVSFMHEAGVVHRDLKPENVLFTDESENSVLKVIDFGFARLCPAGSAPLQTPCFTLQYAAPELFESAGYDKACDLWSLGVILYTMLSGQVPFQSEQVGMTSSYAADIMHKIKEGDFSLDGEPWKGVSEDAKELVKGLLTVDPERRLKLSDLKENSWLQGGASMSTTPLCTPDVLESSGPTVRTFVNATYKAFNRGKREGFFLKSVDNAPLAKRRKLKMTSTGVETRWSSSSSSSSSSTSSSASAKASKAQPKQSVSPKQS from the exons ATGTCGGGGAACACGTCTGATAGTAGTGATGACTCCGATCCACAGACAAATGAAAATGCCTGTACCGTCAAGCTTCAAATCACAAATG ctaaCCTCACAGGACACACTGAGAAGGTTGGCATGGAGAACTTTGAACTACTCAAAGTTTTAGGCactggag CATATGGAAAAGTTTTTTTAGTGAGAAAGAACAGCGGGCACGATGCTGGCCAACTCTATGCGATGAAG GTGCTAAAGAAAGCGGCTATCGTTCAAAAGGCGAAGACCACAGAACACACTCGCACCGAGAGGCAGGTGCTGGAGCATATCCGCCAGTCGCCCTTCTTAGTCACTCTTCATTATGCCTTTCAGACACACAGCAAGTTGCACCTCATCTTGG ACTATGTGAGTGGAGGGGAGATGTTCACTCACTTGTATCAGCAAGATCACTTTTCTGAGGAGGCGGTGCGCATTTATATCGGAGAAATAATATTGGCTTTGGAACATCTGCACAAG CTCGGGATTGTGTACCGAGACATTAAATTGGAAAATATTCTCCTGGACAGTGAAGGTCATGTGGTATTGACAGATTTTGGACTCAGCAAAGAATTTCTGCAAGAAGAG AAGGAAAGAACCTACTCTTTTTGTGGTACCATTGAATACATGGCGCCAGAAATTATCAGAGGGAAGACAGGCCATGGCAAG TCAGTAGATTGGTGGAGCCTTGGTATCTTGATGTTCGAGCTACTGACGGGAGCTTCTCCATTTACTTTGGAAGGAGAAAGAAACTCCCAGAGCGAAGTGTCAAA ACGTATCCTCCGCTGTGATCCACCATTCCCCTCTATGATTGGACCCACTGCTCAGGACCTGATCAGGAAGCTCTTGGTGAAGGTTCCTCACAAGAGACTCGGTTTTGGACCACGGGGTGCCGCAGACATCAAGACCCATGCCTTCTTTAAG gGACTGAACTGGGACGAtcttgctcagaaaaagattTCAAGCCCGTTCAAGCCTGAGCTGAAGAGTGAACTTGATGTGGGGAACTTTGCTGAGGAGTTCACTGGAATGGAACCAGTCTACTCCCCAGCCAGCACACCTCCAAGCACTGATCGCCTCTTTCAG GGCTACTCCTTTATTGCGCCTTCCATCctgttcaataaaaatgctgTCATGGGAGACTTTTTGGAATCCCAGGTTCCCGCCGACCGACCAGCTTCTGCCTCTGTCCAGCGCAGTGCAATGTTAGCG GAATCACAATTCTTTCTTCACTATGAGCTGTGCCTTCAGGGTCCACCCTTAGGGGAGGGAAGCTTCTCTGTGTGCAGAAAATGCACACATAAGCAAAGCGGCCTCGAGTACGCCGTCAAAATTGTCAGCCGCAG AATGGAGGTCAACACCCAAAGGGAGATTGCTGCTTTGAGGCAATGTGAAGCTCACCCGAACATTGTTAAGCTACATGATGTCTTTACTGATCAG TACCACACCTACTTAGTTATGGAACTTCTGCGTGGAGGCGAGCTTCTCGAAAGGATCAAGAAGAAGAAATTATTTGGCGAAGCAGAAGCTAGCCAGCTTCTGCTGAGTCTGGTCTCAGCTGTCAGTTTCATGCATGAGGCTGGAGTCGTGCACAGAGACTTAAAACCAGAG AACGTGCTGTTTACAGATGAGAGCGAGAACTCTGTTCTCAAAGTCATCGATTTTGGATTCGCCCGTCTGTGTCCTGCTGGCAGCGCCCCGCTGCAAACGCCGTGCTTCACGCTGCAATACGCCGCACCTGAACTTTTTGAGAGCGCAGGTTACGACAAAGCCTGCGACCTTTGGAGTCTCGGGGTCATCCTG TACACCATGCTGTCAGGCCAGGTGCCGTTCCAGAGCGAGCAGGTGGGGATGACGTCGTCTTATGCTGCCGATATCATGCATAAGATTAAGGAAGGTGATTTCTCCTTGGATGGGGAGCCGTGGAAGGGCGTGTCAGAAGATGCAAAAGAACTTGTTAAAG GACTACTGACAGTGGACCCAGAAAGGCGACTCAAGCTCTCTGATTTGAAAGAGAACAGCTGGCTACAAGGCGGAGCGTCAATGTCCACGACACCTTTGTGCACTCCCGACGTGCTTGAGTCCAGCGGGCCCACCGTGCGGACTTTTGTGAACGCCACttacaag GCTTTCAACCGCGGTAAGAGAGAAGGCTTCTTTCTAAAAAGCGTCGACAATGCCCCGCTTGCAAAACGGCGGAAACTCAAAATGACAAGTACAGGCGTAGAGACCCGATGGAGTtcatcctcttcatcctcctcctcctccacttctTCCTCTGCCTCTGCAAAAGCATCAAAAGCACAGCCAAAGCAAAGTGTCAGCCCAAAGCAGAGCTAG